One window of the Gambusia affinis linkage group LG01, SWU_Gaff_1.0, whole genome shotgun sequence genome contains the following:
- the csad gene encoding cysteine sulfinic acid decarboxylase produces MEATTGDLTDPLINHADGQLFLHEAFKIIVEEVLCKGTDVKEKVCEWREPEELARLLDLELREKGEPQENLLQRVRDVAKYSIKTSHPRFFNQQFAGVDYHSLAGRFLSEALNTNLFTYEVAPVFVLMEAEVLRGLRELVGWTEGDGLFCPGGSTSNMYAMNLARYRLYPEVKSRGLWSLPQLTIFTSPESHYSVKKGAAFMGFGMDNVILVKVDDGGRMIPEDLDEKIELSKSQGAVPFLVSCTSGTTVQGAFDPLHHIADVCDKHKLWLHVDAAWGGSVLFSKKHRHLMKGVHRANSVAWNPHKMLVAGLQCSVLLLKDTTDLLKKCHSANATYLFQQDKFYDVNLDVGDKSVQCSRKVDCLKLWLMWKAVGSAGLEQRVDKAFLHARYVVDQMKKREGFQLLREPEFVNVCFWFIPPSLRGKEKNPDYQNRLAKVAPVIKERMMKQGTMMVGYQPLGDRVNFFRITILSPLVSQKDMDFFLDEIERLGNDL; encoded by the exons ATGGAAGCAACCACTGGCGACCTGACTGATCCTCTGATCAACCACGCAGACGGACAACTCTTCCTTCATGAAGCCTTCAAAATTATTGTGGAGGAAGTGCTCTGCAAAGGCACGGACGTCAAGGAGAAG GTGTGTGAATGGAGGGAGCCAGAGGAGTTGGCCCGGCTGCTGGATCTGGAGCTGAGAGAGAAGGGAGAGCCACAGGAAAACCTCCTGCAGAGAGTACGAGATGTCGCCAAGTACAGCATTAAGACAA GTCACCCACGTTTCTTCAATCAGCAGTTTGCTGGCGTTGACTATCACTCTTTGGCTGGACGTTTCCTCTCCGAGGCTCTCAACACTAATct CTTCACCTATGAAGTGGCACCAGTCTTTGTGCTGATGGAGGCCGAGGTGCTCAGAGGGCTTCGTGAGCTGGTGGGCTGGACAGAAGGCGATGGCCTTTTCTGCCCTGGAGGCTCCACCTCCAACATGTACGCCATGAACCTTGCACGCTACAGACTCTACCCAGAGGTCAAAAGCCGGGGCCTGTGGAGTCTCCCGCAACTCACCATCTTTACATCCCCTGAG agtCATTACTCTGTGAAAAAGGGAGCTGCATTTATGGGTTTTGGGATGGACAATGTCATCTTGGTAAAAGTGGATGATGG CGGCCGCATGATCCCAGAAGACCTGGATGAAAAAATAGAGCTTTCAAAATCTCAG GGCGCAGTGCCGTTCCTTGTGAGCTGCACATCGGGCACTACGGTACAGGGGGCCTTTGATCCACTGCATCACATAGCCGATGTTTGTGACAAACACAAGCTGTGGCTGCATGTTGAC GCTGCCTGGGGAGGAAGCGTGCTGTTTTCCAAGAAACACCGCCATCTGATGAAAGGAGTTCACAG GGCAAACTCAGTAGCCTGGAATCCACACAAGATGCTGGTCGCTGGCTTGCAATGTTCTGTTCTGCTGCTTAAGGATACAACA GACTTACTGAAGAAGTGCCACTCTGCAAATGCAACATATCTGTTCCAGCAAGACAAATTTTATGATGTGAATCTGGATGTTGGGGATAAGTCTGTGCAGTGCAGCCGCAAGGTGGACTGTCTGAAGCTGTGGCTGATGTGGAAAGCAGTCGGCTCAGCTGGGCTGGAACAGCGTGTAGACAAAGCTTTTCTCCATGCaag gTATGTGGTGGATCAAATGAAGAAGAGAGAAGGGTTCCAACTTTTGAGGGAA CCGGAGTTTGTGAATGTATGCTTTTGGTTCATCCCGCCAAGTCTgagagggaaggaaaaaaatccagactACCAGAACAGGCTGGCTAAG GTTGCTCCAGTAATCAAGGAACGTATGATGAAACAAGGCACCATGATGGTCGGCTACCAACCTCTTGGAGACAGGGTCAACTTTTTCCGCATAACCATATTGTCACCACTGGTTTCACAAAAAGACATGGACTTCTTCCTTGATGAAATTGAAAGACTGGGAAATgatttatga
- the znf740b gene encoding zinc finger protein 740b isoform X1, whose translation MTHHSNNSVRDHMKWAGLLGCEAVLSSMALMQANNIPSQKKMMSSSGHGHRSSAEDHQTHSQHSLNHHGHQVHHGQGHHSHMGHASDGSLPPLLIRKDGEYHTSRIIDGKDVQTNQNLQPKKKHKKSSHKVKEKVEMLIPHMDMDDDSSLRVQKNFICDHCYGAFRSSYHLKRHILTHTGEKPYACDACDMRFIQRYHLDRHKRVHSGEKPYQCDRCHQNFSRTDRLLRHRRLCTAGMSKEENQYSQDASAHTASWSPLHPSNNRLTV comes from the exons ATGACACACCATTCCAACAATTCAGTACGAGACCATATGAAATGG GCTGGGTTGCTGGGCTGTGAGGCGGTGTTGTCCAGCATGGCCCTGATGCAGGCCAACAACATTCCAAGCCAGAAGAAGATGATGTCCTCTTCGGGTCATGGCCACAGGTCCAGTGCTGAGGACCACCAGACACATTCGCAGCACAGCCTCAACCACCATGGGCACCAAGTTCACCATGGACAAGGCCATCACAGTCACATGGGCCATGCTTCAGATGGGAGCCTTCCACCTCTG cTAATCCGGAAAGATGGGGAATATCACACATCAAGGATTATCGATGGGAAAGACGTCCAGACAAATCAGAATTTGCAGCccaagaagaaacacaaaaagtcatCCCATAAGGTAAAAGAGAAAGTGGAGATGTTGATTCCGCACATGGATATGGATGACGACAGTTCCTTAAGAGTTCAGAAGAACTTTATCTGCGATCATTGCTACGGGGCTTTCCGGAGCAGCTACCACCTCAAGCGACATATTCTCACACATACAG GGGAAAAGCCATATGCTTGTGATGCATGCGATATGCGGTTCATTCAGCGGTACCACCTGGACAGACACAAGAGGGTGCACAGTGGAGAGAAGCCGTACCAGTGTGATCGATGCCACCAG AACTTTTCACGGACTGACAGGCTGCTAAGACACCGGCGGCTGTGTACAGCTGGCATGAGCAAAGAGGAAAACCAGTACTCCCAGGATGCATCTGCCCATACAGCTTCCTGGAGTCCCCTCCATCCCTCTAACAACCGTCTGACTGTTTGA
- the znf740b gene encoding zinc finger protein 740b isoform X2 yields the protein MALMQANNIPSQKKMMSSSGHGHRSSAEDHQTHSQHSLNHHGHQVHHGQGHHSHMGHASDGSLPPLLIRKDGEYHTSRIIDGKDVQTNQNLQPKKKHKKSSHKVKEKVEMLIPHMDMDDDSSLRVQKNFICDHCYGAFRSSYHLKRHILTHTGEKPYACDACDMRFIQRYHLDRHKRVHSGEKPYQCDRCHQNFSRTDRLLRHRRLCTAGMSKEENQYSQDASAHTASWSPLHPSNNRLTV from the exons ATGGCCCTGATGCAGGCCAACAACATTCCAAGCCAGAAGAAGATGATGTCCTCTTCGGGTCATGGCCACAGGTCCAGTGCTGAGGACCACCAGACACATTCGCAGCACAGCCTCAACCACCATGGGCACCAAGTTCACCATGGACAAGGCCATCACAGTCACATGGGCCATGCTTCAGATGGGAGCCTTCCACCTCTG cTAATCCGGAAAGATGGGGAATATCACACATCAAGGATTATCGATGGGAAAGACGTCCAGACAAATCAGAATTTGCAGCccaagaagaaacacaaaaagtcatCCCATAAGGTAAAAGAGAAAGTGGAGATGTTGATTCCGCACATGGATATGGATGACGACAGTTCCTTAAGAGTTCAGAAGAACTTTATCTGCGATCATTGCTACGGGGCTTTCCGGAGCAGCTACCACCTCAAGCGACATATTCTCACACATACAG GGGAAAAGCCATATGCTTGTGATGCATGCGATATGCGGTTCATTCAGCGGTACCACCTGGACAGACACAAGAGGGTGCACAGTGGAGAGAAGCCGTACCAGTGTGATCGATGCCACCAG AACTTTTCACGGACTGACAGGCTGCTAAGACACCGGCGGCTGTGTACAGCTGGCATGAGCAAAGAGGAAAACCAGTACTCCCAGGATGCATCTGCCCATACAGCTTCCTGGAGTCCCCTCCATCCCTCTAACAACCGTCTGACTGTTTGA